GATATATATTATATATAATATATAATATTTTTACAAGTTGAGAGAGAGAACTTGTAAGGATCAAAAAGGTACCCAAACTGCTTTTTTCCACCCGAACAATGATTTTTAGAATAAAAAGGAGGCTGTAGAACAGGTTTTTGTATGTTTTATTGTCAATTTTTTAAAAAAATTAGGGAGGGATTTTTATGAATGAAGCATTAGCAGGTCCGTCATACGCAATAGCGATAGTGGTGTATCTTTTGGTCATGATTGCAGTAGGCTGTTATTTTGGTAAAAAGGCGCGCGATGATAAAGACGGCTTTCTTCTCGCCGGACGTGAACTTCCTAAAATCGTCCTTGTCGGTACGCTGCTTGCGACCTGGTTCGGCGGAGGCACCGTGGTCGGAGGAGCGGACTTTGTATATAAGACCGGTCCGTGGGCCGGTATCTTTTTCTTCATCGGCGCGCCGCTTGGCGCCCTTGTTCTGATGGGGCTTGCGCCGAAGATCCGCGAGCTGGCGAAGTATACCGTCCCGGAGATCCTGGAGCAGACATACGGTCCACATACAAGGCTGCTTGCCTCTATCTGCATTCTGCTGGCCTATACCGGGATCGTCTCATATAATTTTACCGGAGCGGCATATATCGTAAATATCGTTATCGGCTTTGACCAGTCATATTCCGTTATTATCGCGGCCGCGATAATGGTGCTGCTGGCCATCACCGCCGGCATGAACTCCGTCGCCTGGACGGATGCCCTGAGCGCGGCGCTGATTTTCTTTGGCATGGGCTTCGGACTTTATTTCGCGGCCTCTTCCGCCGGCGGATATGCGGCGACCTATGCCGCTCTCTCCCCTTCCCAGGCCAGTGTGTCGGGGGGACTCACCTGGACGCAGCTTGCGGGATACAGCCTGCCCCTCTTCTTCCTCTACATGGGCGACCAGAACCAGCTTCAGCGCTACGCATGTGCCAAGACGCCGGCGGAGGCGCGCAAATCTGCTCAGATGCTCTTCTGTGGGATGTGCGTCGTCATCTTCCTTGTGCTCAGCTACTGCATGTTCGCCGTTAAGCTGATGCCCAACATCAACGGCAATACGGCTGTAATGCGCATGGCGATCAACTATGTTCCCTTCATTTTCGGAGCTCCGATCCTTTGCGCCTGCGTAGCCTTCCTTGTTACGACTGGTGACTCTTTTATACTTTCGGCTTCGACAAACATAATGATAGATATTGTACAGAAATATTTCAAACCTGATATGACGGATAAGGAGCTTGTCAGAGGCACACGTATAACGATCGTCTGTGTCGGCATCTTCTCCTATGTCATGGCGGTATTTTTCCCCAGTGTCTTGAAGATGCAGATGTATTCCTATTCGATATACGGAGCCGGTGTGACGATTCCGCTGCTTGGAGCATTTTTCTGGAAAAAGGCCAGCCCCGGGGGTGGCATGGCCTCCGTCGTGACTGGCGGCGCGGCGATTCTTGCCTGGGACCTCTTCCTTAACCGGCCGATGGGCCTTAACGGAATCATCATCGCCGTCCCTCTTGCCACTGTGGCCCTTGTTGTATTCAGCCTCCTGTTCCCCAAAAAAACCGGCGCCATAGACAGTGCAGCGAACATTGATATGGAGGCGGCCGAATGATCACCGTCTTTGAGAATGCCCTTCTGCTTGACTGTACAGGCGCTGAACCTGCCGAAAATAGCTGGCTGACGGTGGATGATGGCGTCATCAAGGAGATAGGAAGCGGAAAAGCGCCTGTCTTCAGAGAGGCGGAAGTCGTAAACTGCAAGAGCAACACCCTGATGCCAGGCCTCATCGACGCACATATCCACCTGAACCTCTTTGATGACAACCTCGCTGAGATCCCACGCAGAGACTATCCGGCGATGCACTTTGTGAAATGTCTGCAGGTGTTGAAGGATACAGGTGAGCAGGGATTCACCACCGTTCGCGACGCTGGTGGGGCCGACGCCGGCTTTCGGGTCGCCGTTGAAAGAGGGCTTGTTCCGGGACCGAAAATTTCCGTGTCCGGCACCTCCATCTGCCAGACCGGCGGTCACTCCGATGTCAGGCTGTCGACTGAGGTCGCCGCACCGATGCTA
The DNA window shown above is from Cloacibacillus sp. and carries:
- a CDS encoding sodium:solute symporter family protein, with the protein product MNEALAGPSYAIAIVVYLLVMIAVGCYFGKKARDDKDGFLLAGRELPKIVLVGTLLATWFGGGTVVGGADFVYKTGPWAGIFFFIGAPLGALVLMGLAPKIRELAKYTVPEILEQTYGPHTRLLASICILLAYTGIVSYNFTGAAYIVNIVIGFDQSYSVIIAAAIMVLLAITAGMNSVAWTDALSAALIFFGMGFGLYFAASSAGGYAATYAALSPSQASVSGGLTWTQLAGYSLPLFFLYMGDQNQLQRYACAKTPAEARKSAQMLFCGMCVVIFLVLSYCMFAVKLMPNINGNTAVMRMAINYVPFIFGAPILCACVAFLVTTGDSFILSASTNIMIDIVQKYFKPDMTDKELVRGTRITIVCVGIFSYVMAVFFPSVLKMQMYSYSIYGAGVTIPLLGAFFWKKASPGGGMASVVTGGAAILAWDLFLNRPMGLNGIIIAVPLATVALVVFSLLFPKKTGAIDSAANIDMEAAE